Within the Mauremys reevesii isolate NIE-2019 linkage group 2, ASM1616193v1, whole genome shotgun sequence genome, the region AAAAAGACAAAGTACACTTCATTCAGGGCCAGAATAAACTACAGTATGACACTATTTATGATAGAATTGTGCTTGCAGGAAACATGAGAATAGTGTAATTTTATTAACAGCagaaccccccaaaaaacaagtGCTATATGTCTTTATTAGTTGTGTTTATCCACCTTTGGCGGTTGAATACTAAAGCCCCAATCTGCAAACAAACACttacatgtgcttaacttgagTATCATGagaagccccattgaaatcaatagaactaCTCATGGTAGTGAAGTTAAGCACAGGAGTATTTGCTGGATCACAGCATAAGGCCCCCATAGTGCCATGACATATCCATGTGCTCCATTTCAAGCATGACAGTAGTTTCAGTGACTTACCTGTATATTAAATGTACAATTGGCCAGGGGCACAGCAGTAAACAACACTATACACGTACATGCACTCACCTAAGATCAAAAATACAAAGTGACCTACCAACACGGAAAGTTCCACAGTGAAAGATTATATACTCAAAAAACATTCTTTGACACAGGCAGTTATAACATATTTTCCTAATTCACAGTATAGCACTCTGAAATGCCAGATGGATATGCActttaaaaagttaattttatCATAACTTCAAGCACACGCTAGctgattttttggtttttttttttaaataaagtagtTTAGACAATACATTTTCAAGATTTAAAATTGATAATTTAGCAAATGTCTTTTGATGACTTAAATTCTGCTTGGTGTATTGATATGAGTTatcccactgaactcagttgGGCAAACTAATCTAGTACGGAAATACATTTTGTTCCCAAGTCTGCTGTATTTATTGAACTTTAGCATGAATCACTCTCACTCTCcatgtaattttttaaataaagaaaatatactGCAAATCCCACATATAAACAAAGACGTGTATCCATGCCCTCATTTTTCAGAGGGGGATTAGATAATTAAAATACAATATAGATTAATCAGGGGAATATGTGGTAACAAAATTAGCAACTTTTAAAATATGCAATATGTAAGATTTAAACTACTTGACAAGCATCTTTAAATAAAATGACTCAAatcatgtaaaaataaaattaaaaaattctgtATTAGAAATGTATGGAAAAGTAGAAAAGGGTAAGAAAGTAAATATTTTGTTCCTGAATAAAACTAGTCAAATATTCAAATAGTTTATTCCACACATTTTGAAGTTTTCCATATCAATtatttaatgcaatttttttccattatgcaccataaaaaaaattcacaaacatTCAAATAACCTGATTATTCATATTATTTGAATAATACTATTTTCATTATTTGCCCAAAGGTATTCTTGAATAAGTGTCAAACATTCTGAAGCCTGTAATAAATACTCTTAAAAACAGTCCAATTGACTGTCTGAATTTTTGTGGGATGAGGAGGAAAACTTAACACAGGGTATAAAACCTTCACAAATACCAGGAAAAAAGGGGTGCATAATGAAAAATATCTACTACAGTAGCTCACTTCTTTAACACTGTTTGATGTACATGAATTTAGAGGAACCAGAGTTTTATAACTCACAATACGTCCATCGCCGCTACCTATGTCAACCAGAGAGCCACTTCTGTATTTTAAcgttttcaaaacattttcaatCTGAGCTGAAGTTGCAGGTACAAAAGGAAGGCAGATTTTTCTCAGTGCTGGAGTTAGGAATGGAGTGGCAACAGCATACAGTACCACCAATGTCCCACCAACAATGCCAGTGACCAACaatccccaatttctttttcTTGATCTGTCATTATCAAGATTCATATGCAAAATGTCTTGGGTATGGCTTTCTCCTTGAAGTACTTTTGACATCGACAAAGTGTAcctgaagaaaaggaaaaacataCGTAACATGACTCCTTTGAAATGCCAAGTACATATCTATTTATTTCTACAGACAAAACCTTGCTGGTAAACAGCATACAATAATAGAATCACATACTAAACTCTAAGGCTTTAGCTACGCTTTATATAAAGCTTACCTCCTTTTGAGCTGGGATATATTCATAAATCCTATTAACAAAATATTAAGTGGCCTTTGCGAAAATCATCAGAAAATAATTGAATTTTAAAATCTGTTCTTTCTACCATAATTGACTTTTTTGCTCACCTAGGGCCCTCATAAATGTATTGGAGAGCAAGGAATACATACTAAGAAGCACATCGTCTATTTTCATCTAGAAGACAGGGAAATTACATATTTACCTCCCATTAATGCAAATAGAAGTTAAGTACATAAATCCCACAtacacagaaatgaaaacaaCACCTCCACTCAAAAAAACCTGTTCTTGTGCATAACGATTgcaaagtttttattttaaagtatcaGTAGTGGTTTTCTCATCAAAATAGAATGATTTTCAGTCATGAAAGGAGCAGGGTCTCTTCCACTTAGAACAGAGAAAAATAGGTAAAAAATCAAGTAGTTAAGAAAGCACAGTGCACAGCCTGCTAATAAACCTATGGTTAAATGTAGTGTACAACACATTCTTCATGTACTGTATTTAATATCCAAAGCTAGCCAAGCGTTCTTCGGAATACTATGTTAGCACCCTGGTCCTTAAGGAACAGATACATTATTTCTGTATAACTGTTTAAGCCTGATTATTTTTCTTTCAACTCATTGTAATATCATATTAACACTCCAAAAACaatatgcctttaaaaatcttagCGGGAATCTGAATATCATATTTTTATGTGACATGAATatagtgctcatgaaaggtgtTGACCTGACAACACTGTCTTATATTTTGCTACATAATGCAGCAAAGTCAGTGTAAGTACAGGCTTTCCCACATTGTCCCTCTAGTGTGCTTCCATCTTGACCAATTTCTTTGAGAACATCAAAACAGTTCATACGATGTTGCTAAACTTACATACACAGGAGGGCCCCCCACGTCATTAGGCATTGTCCATACAAGTGTGACATTTACCACTCATGATCCAGTACCACATGGTGTTGAGAACAAACTGCTTTGTGCCAAAAGAGCTATGGCATGATAGAAGTTTGAGTCCTTTGCAGAATCAATGGCCAAGACTTTTGAAAATGAGCTCCCAAAGTGCCCAAGCTCTATTTTCAGGTACCTAAGTAACtgtcctaaattttcaaaagtgacaagcAACTAACAGCTACTGTTGACTTaaaataagaacagccacactgggtcagaccaaaggtccatctagcccagtatcctgtcttccaacagtggccagtaccaggtgccccagaggactgaacagaacaggtaatcatcaagtgatccattccctgtcgctcattcccagcttctggcaaacagaggctagggacaccatccctgccccatcctggctaatagccattgatggacctattctccattaatttatctagttcttttttgaaccctgttaaagtcttggccttcacaacatcctctggaaaggagttccacaagttgactgtgcattgtgtgaagaaatacttccttttgtttgttttaaactgctgcctactaatttcagttggtaacccctagttcttgtgttatgagaaggagtatttactttctccacaccagtcatgattttacagacctctatcatatctccccttagtcatttcttttccaagctgaaaagtcccagtcttattaatctctcctcatatggaagccgttccataccgctaataatttttgttgcccttttctaaaccttttccaattccaatgtatctttttcaagatgaggcgaccacatctgcacacagtattcaagatgtgggcatacaatggatttatatagaggcaatatgatattttctgtcttattatctatccctttcttaataattcccaacattctgttagctttttggactgccattgcacattgagtggatgttttcagagaactatccacaatgacttcaatggaaattaatgtaaagtactttgagatcctcagatggaagaccTTACAGAAGTGAAAAGCAGTGTTACTACAAGCATGTTTTATAAATTTGACTGTAAAAATATTTCTCATGATGACCTGCTCAACAGTCTTCTGGCAATGCAATGAGTGATACCTGAGGACTGCAGAAGGGGCAAAtttagtacctatctttaaaaagggtgaAAAAAGAGAACTTAGTGATTTACAGATGGggcagcctaactttgatacctggaaagatacaggAACAAATTGCTAGAAAATCCATTTGTAAGcacatagaacagtggttttcaaactgcgggtcgcgACCCAGTACTAGGTcacggaatgtaaggcactgggtcgcggcAACTCTGGTTAAAAGTCCCAttggtggtgctgcccagctaagccaggttagtccctacctgtcctgacatcgtgctgcgccccagaagcagccagcagcatgtctggctcctagccGGGGGACCAcggggctccacgcactgcccccaccccgagcactggctctgcacccCCACAGGTCAGGAACCAGCCAATGGCAGTTGGGGGGGCGGTGCAGCACCTGCGGGCCAGAGTCACGCGTCTCCGCCTACCAGCCCGACCtgttgctggctgcttccggggcacagaacggtccacagtgccaggacaggcaggaagcctgccttaacACCTCCACtgcgccgctgactgggagccgcccgaggtaatcACGGACCTCAATcgactgccccagccctgagcctccccaaacccagAGACCTTTCCTGCATACCAAACCTCTCATCACCAGCTccaccccaagcccagagccctgatcccctcccacaccccaaccttctgcccctgcccagaggccccctcccacaccctgaacccctcattcctggctccACCCTGCAGCCCTTACCCCCATACCCCAtctttctgccccagccctgagcccctcccacaccccaaacccttcatcctcagctctgttgggtcatgggcatcaacaattttcttcaactgggttgccagaaaaaaagtttgaaaaccactgacctagaagATAACAGGGTGGTAAGTAATAGGCAACATGGATTTGTGCAGAACAACTCGTGCCAAACTagcctaatttctttctttgactgggttactggcctagtggatggtgGGAGAACACTAGGTAttatgtatcttgattttagaaAAGCTTTAGGCAGTCTCATGAGAAAACTGAAGAAATACAGTCTAGATGAAATAATGAAgtaggtgtgcaactgattgaAAAATAATATTCAGTTATCAATGTACagatacaaaatgaggaataactagctaggcagaagtactgctgaaaaggatctgcgACTTATAGTGGATAACAAATGAGAGTAAACAATGTGATGCAgatgcaaaaaaggctaatattttggagtgtattagcaggagtgttttaaGTCCTGGGAAGTAATTGTCACActttattcagcactggtgaggcctcatctgaagtattctatccagttctgggcaccacactttagaatacatgtggataaattggagagagtccaaaggagagaaacaaaaataataaaaggttccAAAAACCTGACTtgtaaggaaaggttaaaaaaaaaacaggcatgTAAAGTCTTAAGAAAAGATGACAGGGGAGGAGAACCTGGTAACAGTCATCAAATATATTAAAGGCTATCAtagagaggatggtgatcaatttttCTTAAAGTACACCAAGGATCAGACAAGAGCAAATGCGCTTCATCTGCAAGAAgacagatttaggttagatattaggaaaagctttctaactataagggtagttaagttctggaacaggctttCAATGAATGTTACAGAATTCCCAATAGTGGAGGTTTAGAAGAAGAGGTGAGACAAACACctaccagggatggtctaggtcagtgattctcaaactttttttttccccacagtccaCTTGAAAATTGGCAAGGAtcttggcggaccacttaatgagctttccaaatgttgtttgtactgttagctaactactgtaaagcgctttggataaaaaccctatataaaaaaaccttaataaatgttttttgttctacaaataaaagcacacaactcatcttttaatatcagtagtcttacctttctaatgcaatggatatgccctctctcccctgccgtgGCAGCCACCAAACTGGGGCTGAGAAAGAGGGctctctctccctggcagccacatCCCTGGAGTTGGGGAAAGTCATCTCTTTCTCTGGCCAtcacagccctgcacatcccacattccccccatcccctcttctcaccctactgtcccctcccacctacccctctCAAGGCCTCCACCTCATCTTACATGTGCATCTTTCTCCAGGGTCCAGGTACCTAATTAGCGGAGCCACACCTacacggctccactaattaggtgggtggcccttcattctcttgtgtgcggccGCCCAGGTGCGCAACTTAGAGGGAACtgtccacagaccacttgaaatcgagctcgcggaccactggtggtcaatggaccacagtttgagaacctctggtctaggtttacttgttcctgcctcagtgtaggtagttggacttaatgacctctcaaggtcccttctagccctatatTTCTAGGAGTCTATAATTTAAAACtacagtggaacctcagagtaaccaacaccagagttacgaactgaccactcagccacacacctcatttgtaACCGGGAGCACACAATCAGGCagtagcagagacaaaaaaagagcaaatacagtacagtattgtattaaactactaaaaaataaaaggaaagcagcatttttcttctgcatagaatGAGTACCTCGAGCCTTGGCAAGAGCAGCAGCCCCGAGCCCGGGCAGGAGCCACGGGGAGAGGGTGGAAGCCCCAAACCCAGATGCCCCAAACCCCAATAGGAGCCGTGTatcaccctcacttctgtgttgcctgtggaggtgggtctgatctcccccccATAAcagccatgcaggggaaggacaACTAGCAGATTTTGGGGAGATCCAATTTCACGGGGTAAGACTTTTTTCACAGTCCATAACATGTTTTTCATGAccatgaaattggtagggccctaattatgatgatcaacagatggctctgGCAACAGAGCTATAAGGAGGGGTTTTTAGATGTCTGGACATTCACTGGCCGATGAgtgttctcatgggatggactccacctgagtagggagggaaatagacttctgagATAGAGGTTGGCACAACTGATAGAAGAGCTTTGAACCAGGAATTCgggggaggcagttgggggatgCTCATGTTACCTCCACTCCTGATGCTAATATAGGGGGAGGAAAATCAATAAGAGAGGATACAGCAAAGGAACCAAGTGTAGGAGAATGGATATCAAGATAGTGTCTTGGTATTGTTATTAACAGTCAAGTAAGCAATAGTGGCTAGTAGAATGACTGTACCAAATTGGACAAGGAATCTGGGTAAAGCCAAGCAGAAGGAACTAAGATATCTatacaccaatgcaaggagcctggataacaaaatggaggaactagaactactggtgcaggaagtgaaatcaGTCATTAtaaggataacagaaacatggtggcaTAATAGttatgactggagtacaggtattgaagggtatgtgctgttcacAAAAGACGGAAATATAAGTAGTAAAGTAGTATTGCATATTAATGACAaggtaaactgtaaagaaatgaGAAGTGACGGAATGGATAAAACAGaatctgtttgggtcaaaatcatattggggaagaaagctaacaGAGATTCgactgggatagtgcttgggctATGCTACAGACCCCAGGATCCAATATGGATAGAGActgctttaatatttttaatgaaataaatgctAGTGGGGATTGTCTGATTATGGaagactaacttcccagatataggtTGGAAGACAAAATGCTACTGACAGTGGTAGAGCCCAGATATTCCTTGATGTGacagctgacagatttcttcaccaaatagtcactgaaccaacaagaggtaatgccattttagatttagtattggTAAGTAGCAAAGACCTCAGAAAAGCTGGTTGAAGAAGACAAcctgatcatgagctaattctgtttaaactaaatggaaggataaacaaaaatagatctgcaactagggtccttgatttcaaaagggtaATCGTTAAAAAAAGTAAGGGAagtagttagggaagtggactggatggaagaactcaaggatctgaatgtgtacacggcttggaattactttaagtcaaacaTGTTTTTACAAAATGGTAGATTGTGACAGACCAACctgatttctttctttaaaaagataactgattttttaaaaaaaaggaaatgcagacaacctaatctacctggattttaATAAAGCATTTGATATAGTTCCACATGGAAAATTATTAAACTGGAGAAGATGGAGATTCATAcgagaattgaaaggtgggtaaggaactggttaaagagaAGACTACAACAGATCATATTAAAAGGGGAACTGTAaggctggagagaggttactagaggagttcctcagggatcagtcttgggacaaATCTTAGTTAACATTTTCATTGATGACCTTGGCATAAAAAGTGGGTGTGCCCTAATAAAATCTGCAGATAAAGTTGGAAGTACTGCCAATAGTccgttctggccttaaaatctgagtCTATGAGCACTGGTTATGATGGAAGACTCCATCACCACTGCAACAACATAGAAGACTGGCTATCAGCCATTATTAACTAGCTACTTGCAACTTTCTTTACTTCACCTGAAGTTTTGCAGGCCactataattttaaaaagtgacttttaGGTTTTCAGACTTTAAGTAATCAGTTTTAATCTTGTTTTACATTTGTACTTTTATATGTTCCTAAAGAAAGGCTGATTCGCACTgaaacatagattcatagatatgtagggctgaaagggaccttgagggATCATTaatcccagccccctgcttttaGGGAGTAAACCTAGAACATCCTtgagaggtgtttgtcccaccactccttcaaaACCTCCACTAagggggattccacaaccacGCTTTGAAACCTATTCCAAAGCGTAACTACccatatagttagaaagcttttcctaaatATCCACCctgaatctctcttgctgcatGTTAAGCCCATaacctttttttcccctactttcagtggacatgcagaattgatcaccatcctctttatacaGACCTTAATTTAGAGGACTGTTGTATCaagtctcccctcagtcttcttttctcaagaagaAACCACTccgattttttaaaatctttcctcagagataaggttttattatttttgctgctctcctctatACTCtatccaatttatccacatctgtCTTAAAgagtggcacccaaaactggacgaAGTACTACAGCTCAGGCCTCACCAGTACCAAGCAGAGCAAAATAATTATCTTCTAAGGTTTGATATATGAGACACCTGTTAATACGCTCCAGAATATTAGTCTTTTTAGCAACTGCATCGCACtgctgactcattcaatttgtgatacaCTATAACTTGcagatccttttcaacagtactaccacctagtTAGTTagttctccattttgtagttgctAATTTGACTTTTTCTTCctagtgcagtactttgcacttgtctctatttacatttattttgttgatttcagaccaattctctaattcaggggtgggcaaactgtggcccgCGTGTGGCTCGGCCCcgctccagtgctccagccggggTGCTGGGTCGGGGGCCGCACCACAAGGACAGGACAAGTGATTGGCtaaaactgcagcagagatgagctACACATGAGAAAAAAAACTTCCTGtcggggtggttaagcactgccacaaattgcctagggaggttatggactctgtcactggagggttttaagagcaggttagacaagcacGTGTCAGGGTCACTCTCTAGCTAatacctggtcctgcctcagtgcagggggcaggactgggccctCTACCACGGTCCCTTCCACTCCTGCGTCGCTCTGGCTCTAGGGCAGCAACTTCCACTCTTAGCCCCTCAACAGGCTTCGCTGCAGGAGCCACCGCTGCAGGGGCGGGCGCGGCTGAGCGGGGTCCCGGCCAGCGGGCGGTGCCTGGCCAAGGCGCTGCGCTCCCGCTGGGGCGGCTCCACAGTTACCCAACCCGGAGCagacaggccccgccccctgcccctagCAGCGGGGACTCGGCCCCGCACGGAGGGACCCTGCCTCGCCTGTCCAGGCCAGCGCCCCCCACACCGAGGGGCCGATATCGCGAGACTCGGAGGAGCAGGCGGGAACTCGGACCGACGCAGGCGCAGCGGAGTGGATGATACCACCTGAAACGCGGAGGGGGGGGCGACTCGCCTGTGGCAGGCTGTCTAGCACTCTAGAGTAACGTACCCTGCCTCGCAGCGCGCATTTGCGCTGTCTCTTTTTGCTCTCACTGTAGTGCCGTGGCCCCTGCCAATATGACGTGTGTCGGAGTTCCGCTCAGTGGTCTCGCCCACTCCGACTTGCGCCCTTCTTTCCCTCAGACGCTTCCAGAAGGGCTCAGTGGAGGCGCCATATTGGTCCCAGCTAAGAAATCCTTCCGGTAGTAACCCACTGCGCATGCGCGGCGCAGAATCGCCCGCCCCTCACGTTACGTTGCGTTGGGCGTAGTGGGCAGCAGCCGCGGCTCTTGCTCAGTCGGTTGGTGTCGGAGCGGCTGCGGGGCGGCGGGACCATGTCGGCGATGGGGACTCTCGCGTTCGATGAGTACGGGCGGCCCTTCCTGATCCTCAAGGACCAGGACCGCAAGAGCCGCCTCATGGGGCTGGAGGCGCTCAAGGTATCTGCGCATGCGCCACCGGGGAACCGCCGGCTCCCGGCCCCGGCTCCATGTgcgtccccgcccccaccccggtgGTCGCTCGCTCGCTCATCCCCTTCCCGCTGTAGGGTCTGGAGCCGCCGGACCGTTGTgtgtctccccgcccccccgccacgGGGCTTCGGGCCGATGCGCGGAGCtcctagccccgcccccagcgggcCGCGGCCCGAGCGAAGCCCTTGGTGACGCGCCCGGGGCCGCCCAGAGCTGCCGCCTCGTGCGGGTGGAGCGGGGCGGCTGGACCCGCCGGGCGCTTTGTTAAACGCCGCGGCCGGGCCTTGCGGTCGCTCAGTCACTAAACTCACCATTAAGCTGCAGCTTCCCCGTAAATCCCTCACACACTGAGCCAGGCTCTTCTCCCCCGGTGTCTCCTGTcttaacccccctccccgccccggttATCGTCCCATCTCCCTTCCATCTTATAACCGCCTTGAGCACATTGTTCACAGCCCGTTTCGTCCAGTCCAGGGGTCTCTGCCTTGCACTCAGCTGAAACCACTCAGAGCCGCTAATGATCTCAA harbors:
- the ATPSCKMT gene encoding ATP synthase subunit C lysine N-methyltransferase isoform X3 — its product is MRSGLLPEGFLSWDQYGASTEPFWKRLRERRAQVGVGETTERNSDTRHIGRGHGTTVRAKRDSANARCEAGYTLSMSKVLQGESHTQDILHMNLDNDRSRKRNWGLLVTGIVGGTLVVLYAVATPFLTPALRKICLPFVPATSAQIENVLKTLKYRSGSLVDIGSGDGRIVSACTCIVLFTAVPLANCTFNIQVIAAAKEGFKAVGYELNPWLVWYSRYRAWREGMHHNAKFYISDLWKMPQLEKKLEEELDHNARVVACRFPFPHWMPDHTTGEGIDVVWAYDSKAFKGNEKTCSETVQKMHSL
- the ATPSCKMT gene encoding ATP synthase subunit C lysine N-methyltransferase isoform X1, with protein sequence MRSGLLPEGFLSWDQYGASTEPFWKRLRERRAQVGVGETTERNSDTRHIGRGHGTTVRAKRDSANARCEAGYTLSMSKVLQGESHTQDILHMNLDNDRSRKRNWGLLVTGIVGGTLVVLYAVATPFLTPALRKICLPFVPATSAQIENVLKTLKYRSGSLVDIGSGDGRIVSACTCIVLFTAVPLANCTFNIQVIAAAKEGFKAVGYELNPWLVWYSRYRAWREGMHHNAKFYISDLWKVSFSQYTNVVVFGVPQMMPQLEKKLEEELDHNARVVACRFPFPHWMPDHTTGEGIDVVWAYDSKAFKGNEKTCSETVQKMHSL
- the ATPSCKMT gene encoding ATP synthase subunit C lysine N-methyltransferase isoform X2; the encoded protein is MRSGLLPEGFLSWDQYGASTEPFWKRLRERRAQVGVGETTERNSDTRHIGRGHGTTVRAKRDSANARCEAGYTLSMSKVLQGESHTQDILHMNLDNDRSRKRNWGLLVTGIVGGTLVVLYAVATPFLTPALRKICLPFVPATSAQIENVLKTLKYRSGSLVDIGSGDGRIVSYKTLVPLNSCTSNSVKEVIAAAKEGFKAVGYELNPWLVWYSRYRAWREGMHHNAKFYISDLWKVSFSQYTNVVVFGVPQMMPQLEKKLEEELDHNARVVACRFPFPHWMPDHTTGEGIDVVWAYDSKAFKGNEKTCSETVQKMHSL
- the ATPSCKMT gene encoding ATP synthase subunit C lysine N-methyltransferase isoform X5; the protein is MRSGLLPEGFLSWDQYGASTEPFWKRLRERRAQVGVGETTERNSDTRHIGRGHGTTVRAKRDSANARCEAGYTLSMSKVLQGESHTQDILHMNLDNDRSRKRNWGLLVTGIVGGTLVVLYAVATPFLTPALRKICLPFVPATSAQIENVLKTLKYRSGSLVDIGSGDGRIVIAAAKEGFKAVGYELNPWLVWYSRYRAWREGMHHNAKFYISDLWKMPQLEKKLEEELDHNARVVACRFPFPHWMPDHTTGEGIDVVWAYDSKAFKGNEKTCSETVQKMHSL
- the ATPSCKMT gene encoding ATP synthase subunit C lysine N-methyltransferase isoform X4, with the translated sequence MRSGLLPEGFLSWDQYGASTEPFWKRLRERRAQVGVGETTERNSDTRHIGRGHGTTVRAKRDSANARCEAGYTLSMSKVLQGESHTQDILHMNLDNDRSRKRNWGLLVTGIVGGTLVVLYAVATPFLTPALRKICLPFVPATSAQIENVLKTLKYRSGSLVDIGSGDGRIVIAAAKEGFKAVGYELNPWLVWYSRYRAWREGMHHNAKFYISDLWKVSFSQYTNVVVFGVPQMMPQLEKKLEEELDHNARVVACRFPFPHWMPDHTTGEGIDVVWAYDSKAFKGNEKTCSETVQKMHSL